In Anopheles arabiensis isolate DONGOLA chromosome 2, AaraD3, whole genome shotgun sequence, the genomic window ATATTTGTGAGGCACGAGGCTGTGGGAATTACCGTATTTGCATGGATTTTTTGGACATTTAGCACAGGGAGCTCAAGTGTTTTTCACCGGATTACAAATAAGAGTAAATTTTCATCGATATGCAGTCATACAGCTTCGGGGCATAGGGTTTTGGCTGTAATGTTACGTGTCTGTAAATCTACATCAAATAAAGCTGTGTTCagctttaattattttgtttttacttctttgAACATTGCAGTTATGGACCAGAAATATAAACTATGGAATGTGTCATACACTTTTACTatactttatttttcattcatctGCTTTACCATTCCAGTTGCGCCAACTGTTGCCAGTGCTATGTCTGGTGGCATTATGTCACGCAGATATTCCCATCTTTGAGATTGGCTCATTCCCCGCCGACACCGATACGAAGGTGGCACCCAGCCAAAAACAGGAACAATTCGGTGGATACGTCATAGAGAAGCCCACCGAACAGCTGCCCGAACCGACGAACCAATGCCAAGGTGGTCCCGATGAGTGCGGCTACGAGTACGAGCCACCAAAGTGTCCGTGGGAAGATGGCCAGGCGCAAACCGTCGTCGAAACCACCACGGAGGTCCGCACGGAAACTAGCGTCCAGACGACCACGGCTACCGTTACCGAAACCATCCCGACGACCGTTACGACAACGCTGACCAGTGCCACACCGTTCTGCGGAACAACCAACACTTATCTGCCGCCGGATACGACGACCACGCTACCGCCGGACACTAAGACAGTAACGGTAACGCAGCCACCGATAACGACGACGAAAACACTGCCcccgacgacgaccacgatcACCTCGCGGGGACCTCCCCTGACGACGGAGCGTACCGTCACGCCGACTACCACGATCGTGATCAGCAAGACGCCGTTCGTGACGGCTACGCGTACTGTAACGCCTACCTCGACAAACATCATCACTGCCAGCAGCGTCTCGATAACGCGTACGATCACACCTACCTCGACGTACATCTCGTACATGCCCTCGACGACCATTACCCGCACCGTAACGCCCACGTCCACCAATGTGTTCTACGCCGACTCGGTCACCGTCAACCGCACGGTAACGCCGACGTCTACTAACGTTTTCTACCTACCGTCGACCACGGTTAATCGCACCGTAACGCCCACCTCCACCAATGTGTTCTACGCGGGTGAGGTCACCGTGAACCGCACCGTTACGCCGACCAGTACCAACGTGTTCTACCTACCATCGACCACCGTCAATCGGACCGTGACGCCTACCTCGACCAATGTGTTCTACGTTGCCTCGGTAACGGTGAACCGAACCGTTACGCCAACGTCCACTCGACTGTTCTACCTCGACTCGGTCACTGTGGACAGGACGGTTGTGCCGACTTCTACCGTTGTGATTACGCTGGAccagacacgcacgcaaacacGCACGGTAACGCCTACGTACGTTGTGCAGCAAACGGCCGATACTGCTACCGTTACTAGGTAAGTAACGCGTCTGCTATTTACTTATGTATGGACATACTGTATTAAATGATTGTATTTCTACTTTCAGAACACTCACTCCATCGTACGTCGTTACACAAAGCCTACCAACCGTTACGGTAACCCGCACCGTCACTCCTTCCAGTGTACTTACGACGACGGCTTCCACGACGAACGTAATCACACGCACCGTTACGCCACAGGCTACTAGCACGACCACCGTAACGGCTCCTGTTCGTACCATCACCCAGACCGCATCCACAACCGTCACCGTTACGCCCAAGCTCTCGGTAACGCCGACCATCTACTCCACCGTTACTCTGCCACCAGTCATTAAGACCGTGTGCGAACCGGCCCGCACCTATCTGCCCGATCCGGGCGTAACCACCATCACCCGCACGCAGACGGAAACGAAAACGGAAgtgtccaccaccaccgtcattGCCTGCACGCCTACCAACGCGTACCTGCCGGTAAAGGAAACCGTGGCCGCCAATCAACTGTCGCCCGCCTTTGCCCGTGTGCCGAGTCTGCACCGTGAGGTTCTACCACCTCAGGACGATGAGCGGAACAACTTGATCTGGaatgcttaaggcaacaagcTGTAGGAAGAAAAAGCGAACCTTTTCACTCCAATAGCTCGATAGAGTAGCATCAAGCGTCAAGACGCGATacagaaaagaaacagaaataCTCATACCTTCGTTTGCTAAGTGTGGTTGTAAGCCGGCAACTGTGGGCCGCCCGCCCACAGTTTGCAGTGATTAGTTGTAGGATCCCCGCTCGTAAATCAatgtacataaaaaaaaactcctccgGAGAGGACAAAGCTAGATCGTTGGAGTTGTTGCATCCTTTTGTGTTCACCTATTTACTGCTCCTCTCACCTTACTTCACTTTGTGGCagattttttccctcccccaaGCTGACACCAGGACTGGTTACTGATTGTGTGAAAAACAGCTAAAACCAATAACAGCAACCTGGTTGTGATTTCCCTTGTAGTTactgtgtgtgtaagtgtgtaaatgtgtgtgcgtgtggtgttcGTAATGATTTCACAAATAAAGTCTTTGATTGATCAAAGGTAACGTTTAGCaaggttgttttattttcaacagtGAATGAGTGTTCATAGATTTTAGATcattttgctttgtgcaattatTTACATAACATGGGATTGGTACTGAAAAATCATCCATTtcgattaaaatttaatgtaaaattCAGACTATACTGCCTGGGATAACCATGATACGTAGTCAAATCTACATTATTTTTTAGGATTGCTGAACTTTCGTAACCCTCAAAGAATTTTTCAAGATGGGTACAATGTAGGGAAAAGAATCAAATCACATTTCGCCGTTACGTTTTTCTCTAATTGCaatatttacatttgtttGAAAAGTCTTTCCGGCAAGCCATGTAATCCATTTTCAGTTCACATGTTGTCGCAAAAGTTATCTTCACTACAAAGTCGTGTCTCATGATTTCGATATTTTTTGCAACTCATaaatagtgatgtgctgtatggagcgcaccaacgattccgatccgactccgactagtgtttgttcgattccgactccggcaaaatggaaccactagatccgcccggggtcggagtcgttcggagtcgtccggagtcgtccggagtcgtccggagtcttccggaatcgtccggagtcgcctggagtcgttcggagtcgttcggagtcattcggagtcgtccggaatcgacGGAGTTGGTGTCGTCTGGAGtccaacgactccgaacgattccgaacgactccggacggctccgactcCGGgagactccgaacgactccgacgactccgacgacttcgaacgactctaaacgactccgaacgactccggatgactgcGAATCCGggcgactctgggcgacttcggacgattccggacgactccggaagaaTTTGGAAGACTTCGGACGACACCAAACGACTCGGACTCCGAGCGACTCCCGGCGATTCCGGATCACTACAGCCGACTCCGAGCcttttcgaacgattccgaacgactccggatattgcagcgcgtcGGAGTCGGTTCGGAATTTATAGGGGTcgaatcggagtcgactccgatttttttccaacattacccatcactactcatAAACGTAAAAAGTAAATCTTTCCTGTCGTGTCCTTACTTAACGCCTGAAGATATGCAATAGGTTatcgtgattttttttttattatttcggaCCATTTAGGAATCAATAACTAACAACATTCTACAACATGATTGAGCaaattaatcaatttattAGTATTTAGCCACGTGTTTGTTTGATGCATCAGATCGAtcaagcagtttttttttttttaatttacttatATCGTAAAACTAGTACTACCAATCCCGgttaagccggtctcgtggtacaatagtcaactcgtacgacttaacaacatacccgtcatgggttcaatcctcgaatggaccgtgccgccatacgtaggactgactatcctgctatggggggaaatctattagtcactgaaagccaagccctcaagtggtacaggcaggccttgaccgataaCGGTCGTTGAggcaaagaagaaggaaaagcagTACTAACAAGCGTTTTAAGCGTTTTAAAAATCTCGAAAATATGCTAAATCATAAAGGATATCAACAGTTGCTTTGATTAGAGTTGGCAGTAAATACAAAACTAACGGATTAATTGATTGGCTGATTAAAGCCATCCTGATGGTTATGAAGAAGTACTGCAGCTAGTACTTCTTCTTTAATTTGGCAGTAAACATCAACTAAATCAAGCATAAAAAATGTAGCACGTATTTTTAACAATTCGTTGCCCTCTTACTGGGTAGCTTTTAtgagtattttatttaaaacaagttaAAAACGGTCTATACAAAAACTAGCTAAACGGCACATGAGATAGCATCACCTTTGCTTGCAACACAACAATCCCGCCCTACACTATGCAATCCGCAGCACCGTCCCAGTTTCACGTCGACTTTGACGCAACCTTCGCTTCGGAGGCCGACTTCTTTGCCGTCTCTTCGTTCAGCTTGCGCTTATAGCGATAACCCTCATGCTCGTCGAACGAAGGTGGTGGCGGCAGTGCGTGAACGCTCGGTAGCGAATGAACTCCACCGAATCCATCGAACCCATTGCCCAGTTGACCGAGCTCGCGGTGTCCTTCGAAGCTTTCCCCGCTCGGCAGGAAGGGCTGATGCGTGACGGGATGCTCCAGCACAGGCGGAAGCGAAACTTGTGGGGGTGGAATGAATGGGGGTGGTGGGGGAGGTTGCTGAATCTGCAGACCATTGTTGACGATCAACGGGTTCGGAACGGGCACGGGTACGGGTGCCGGCGGTTCCGGTGGCAGATAAGTGTTGACAGCGGCACCACTAAAGTCGCCTTGGGCAAATACCGTGGAGAAGACGGTTTCCGTCACGTACTGGACGACGGGACTGGGCTGCAGTACCAGTGTGCTCGTCTCGGTCACATACTCCAGCTGCGGCACAACCACGGTCGAGACGGCATACTCGGTGGAGGTGATAAGCACCGGGTTCACCACGGTGGAGGTTATGAAGTCCGTCAAGTACACCGTGTTGACATCGGTGAAGAAGTGGTTTAACGTTTCGGTAGCATAGTCCGTTACGGTTTCGGTAAAAACCTGCGGCAAGCATTGTGGCGTTGGTCGGGGATAAAAGTATCCTTCCTGTGGGTCACACGATCCACCGCCGACTAGtagcaccaccaacagcaacaccgTCGATGCTGAAAGTTTCctctgcaaacaaacaaaaaacaaacccattcTTTGTAGAACACTGACTCCCCGCATTGGTCAAGAATTCATCACTTACCATCTTTGGCGTAAACGTTATCCACTCGGCGACGGCTCCCTGATTACGTATTCAAGTTCCCTTTCCCTACCGATTACGGCACAATTAGCGGCACAAATTAACACCTGCTCCGGCTGCAAAACGGGCGCGTCGACGTCGGAACCGGACCTTGGTCCGCGAGTTTCTCACACTTAATCCGCAGGCAGCTGACTACGTGCACACGGGTTTGTCGGATGGCTACTTGCGTCTTCAGGGTACTGTACTACCCGATGGGAGGACGGATCGGATGTGACACCTATCCCTGATTTACCGTTAGACTTTATATACCACGACCCCGATGATTGGGTCACATTTCCCTCTACTTCTCCACACGGTGGAGACACGCTTGGTCGAACCTGGTTTTCGTAGGTGAAAATTGTCTCCACAAACAGCTTGCACCAGGCCGTGCAGCAATACAAGGGTGGAAACGGCTTTTTTCGAcaatttttgttgcaattgagCGCAACGGTGTCCCAACTGTGTGATGCGTAACCAACTGCTTGCCCAGACTGTTGGCGGAATGATATGCAAGAAGTGATTTTCACACGATTTGAAGGCCATCCGAAACCAATAAATACAATACATTATCGAAAACGTGCACGAAATGATAatggtttttaaattttacgctcctttttatcaaatttttaAGTGGAAAGTACTTCACAACttcgaaaaacaaaccttccaTTAACAGTACTGAatgcagcaaaaaataaaaagctaTGTAAAGCAAGGACCGCCTACATTAAACCCTTGATCGTGCCATTCCTTTCTGAAGGAATAGTGGTAATGTTGACCCATATGTAGATATGCAAGGTATGCAAGGTTTTCCGACTTTTCATGCCGTGCATTTATGTCTTTTACAACCTTTTCGCCACCAACAAAAGTTACCGAATGATCTGGTTTCACATCGCGTAAGATCGAGAACGCTCTAACAAAAGTGTTATGACGTCAAAACATTTCAACCGAAAGGGTCTCACGATCTTGAAATTATATCAGATTGTCTTTTAAAATGAGTCTGCATGTCTAAGGCGGCATTAATTGATACTTCGTGATATCCACTACATCCAACCAGTGCTTAGCCCTGTTCtcagaatttatttattaaattttctgtgtttaattttaatacaaCTTGTTTTGGTTGACCTTGAATACGTGAAGTCCCGAACGACTTCAAAATAGAATTTATATTTCATCTCTTATGTCAGGTACATTTGGTCCTTAGCACGTTCATCGGCATGCCGAGGTTATCTGTTTCAAGCTTGATGCTCTGCTAAACTTCAATTGCATAAAAACCCGTAGATCAATGATATCTATGTCGTTGGCTTATGTCAACATCTCGGTTCTTGGCTAGTTGAATATAACTCTCGCAGTCAGCAAATACCTAGTTGACGATGAAATGCGTGGGCCGTGTACATGGCAACTCCTTTAAGATGATTGGAAAATctcaacaacacaaaaacaaatcggATTGTTCCTACTGCTGTAATTATCCTATTTTATCAGCAAATGACTCATTATTCATTCAACAAGCCATGTTGTTCGAAGAGCTTCAAAGCTCCCGGAACTGCACGTTTTTATTGTTGCACTAATTCGCTCCT contains:
- the LOC120895536 gene encoding integumentary mucin C.1-like, with product MLRQLLPVLCLVALCHADIPIFEIGSFPADTDTKVAPSQKQEQFGGYVIEKPTEQLPEPTNQCQGGPDECGYEYEPPKCPWEDGQAQTVVETTTEVRTETSVQTTTATVTETIPTTVTTTLTSATPFCGTTNTYLPPDTTTTLPPDTKTVTVTQPPITTTKTLPPTTTTITSRGPPLTTERTVTPTTTIVISKTPFVTATRTVTPTSTNIITASSVSITRTITPTSTYISYMPSTTITRTVTPTSTNVFYADSVTVNRTVTPTSTNVFYLPSTTVNRTVTPTSTNVFYAGEVTVNRTVTPTSTNVFYLPSTTVNRTVTPTSTNVFYVASVTVNRTVTPTSTRLFYLDSVTVDRTVVPTSTVVITLDQTRTQTRTVTPTYVVQQTADTATVTRTLTPSYVVTQSLPTVTVTRTVTPSSVLTTTASTTNVITRTVTPQATSTTTVTAPVRTITQTASTTVTVTPKLSVTPTIYSTVTLPPVIKTVCEPARTYLPDPGVTTITRTQTETKTEVSTTTVIACTPTNAYLPVKETVAANQLSPAFARVPSLHREVLPPQDDERNNLIWNA
- the LOC120897799 gene encoding uncharacterized protein LOC120897799 — protein: MRKLSASTVLLLVVLLVGGGSCDPQEGYFYPRPTPQCLPQVFTETVTDYATETLNHFFTDVNTVYLTDFITSTVVNPVLITSTEYAVSTVVVPQLEYVTETSTLVLQPSPVVQYVTETVFSTVFAQGDFSGAAVNTYLPPEPPAPVPVPVPNPLIVNNGLQIQQPPPPPPFIPPPQVSLPPVLEHPVTHQPFLPSGESFEGHRELGQLGNGFDGFGGVHSLPSVHALPPPPSFDEHEGYRYKRKLNEETAKKSASEAKVASKST